One segment of Nostoc flagelliforme CCNUN1 DNA contains the following:
- a CDS encoding ribosomal eL19 family protein, with product MNCPYLKSRISAFVCEPPSKKVQLPSKKVQLPSKKVQLPSKKAQLPSKKAQLPSKKAQLPSKKAQLPSKKAQLPSKKVQLPSKKAQLPSKDD from the coding sequence ATGAATTGCCCTTACCTAAAAAGCAGGATTTCGGCTTTTGTGTGCGAACCTCCGAGTAAAAAGGTTCAACTGCCGAGTAAAAAGGTTCAACTGCCGAGCAAAAAGGTTCAACTACCGAGTAAAAAGGCTCAACTGCCGAGTAAAAAGGCTCAACTGCCGAGCAAAAAGGCTCAACTGCCGAGCAAAAAGGCTCAATTGCCGAGCAAAAAGGCTCAACTGCCGAGCAAAAAGGTTCAACTGCCGAGCAAAAAGGCTCAACTGCCGAGTAAAGATGATTGA
- the thiC gene encoding phosphomethylpyrimidine synthase, with protein sequence MRTEWVAKRRGQSNVSQMHYARQGVITEEMHYVAQRENLPADLIREEVARGRMIIPANINHTNLEPMAIGIASKCKVNANIGASPNSSNLQEEVDKLNLAVKYGADTVMDLSTGGGNLDEIRTAIIKASPVPIGTVPVYQALESVHGTIENLTADDFLHIIEKHAQQGVDYQTIHAGILIEHLPLVRSRITGIVSRGGGILARWMLHHHKQNPLYTHFQDIIEIFKRYDVSFSLGDSLRPGCTHDASDEAQLAELKTLGQLTRKAWEDDVQVMVEGPGHVPMDQIEFNVRKQMEECSEAPFYVLGPLVTDIAPGYDHITSAIGAAMAGWYGTAMLCYVTPKEHLGLPNAEDVRNGLIAYKIAAHAADIARHRPGARDRDDELSKARYNFDWNRQFELSLDPERAKEYHDETLPADIYKTAEFCSMCGPKFCPMQTKVDADALTELEKFLAKEAVTHG encoded by the coding sequence ATGCGGACAGAATGGGTTGCTAAACGACGTGGGCAGAGTAATGTATCTCAAATGCACTACGCCCGCCAAGGTGTTATCACCGAAGAAATGCACTACGTCGCCCAACGCGAAAATCTACCTGCTGATCTCATTCGTGAGGAAGTGGCGCGGGGACGAATGATTATCCCTGCTAATATTAATCACACTAATTTAGAGCCGATGGCTATTGGCATCGCCTCTAAATGTAAGGTAAATGCTAATATCGGCGCTTCTCCTAACTCTTCTAATCTTCAGGAAGAAGTTGATAAGCTGAATCTGGCGGTGAAGTACGGTGCTGATACCGTGATGGATTTGTCTACAGGCGGCGGTAATTTGGATGAAATTCGTACCGCCATCATCAAGGCTTCCCCAGTTCCCATTGGTACAGTGCCAGTTTACCAAGCTTTAGAAAGCGTCCACGGCACAATCGAAAACCTGACTGCTGATGATTTTCTCCATATCATCGAAAAGCACGCCCAGCAGGGGGTAGACTATCAAACTATCCACGCAGGGATTTTAATTGAGCATTTGCCTTTAGTGAGAAGCCGCATCACTGGTATTGTCTCTCGCGGCGGCGGTATTTTGGCGCGGTGGATGTTGCATCACCACAAACAAAACCCCCTTTATACTCACTTCCAAGATATTATTGAGATTTTCAAAAGATATGATGTCTCCTTCAGTTTAGGAGATTCCCTGCGTCCTGGATGCACCCATGATGCCTCAGATGAAGCACAATTAGCTGAATTGAAAACCCTTGGACAGCTAACTCGCAAAGCCTGGGAAGATGATGTACAGGTGATGGTAGAAGGGCCTGGACACGTCCCAATGGATCAAATTGAATTCAACGTCCGTAAGCAAATGGAAGAGTGTTCTGAAGCACCTTTCTATGTTTTGGGACCATTGGTAACAGACATTGCTCCCGGTTATGACCACATCACTTCAGCCATTGGAGCAGCTATGGCTGGATGGTACGGTACTGCAATGCTGTGCTATGTAACACCTAAAGAACATTTGGGTTTACCAAATGCCGAAGATGTGCGGAATGGGTTGATTGCTTATAAAATAGCGGCTCATGCGGCTGATATTGCTAGACATCGCCCTGGCGCAAGAGATAGAGATGATGAACTTTCTAAGGCGCGTTACAACTTCGATTGGAACCGTCAGTTTGAATTATCACTCGATCCAGAAAGAGCTAAAGAATATCACGATGAAACTTTACCAGCAGATATTTATAAAACTGCTGAGTTTTGTTCGATGTGTGGGCCTAAGTTCTGCCCAATGCAAACTAAGGTTGATGCTGATGCGCTGACAGAATTAGAGAAGTTCTTGGCAAAAGAGGCGGTGACTCACGGCTAA
- a CDS encoding DUF2726 domain-containing protein: MPLKVKRLVNAYEERMLEFLQTCVDDSYKIHTQVSLSQFCELDNSIDWELKKFFFSSNVDALITDHDYKPCLVVDFQSSYHDSDEAKERDRKKATLLALAEVPLLYSRVKDFGLLYLYSESEEVVCNLFTGKRRENAQALIRKYCEQSFSSDLRVTAC, translated from the coding sequence ATGCCTCTCAAAGTCAAAAGGCTAGTTAATGCATACGAAGAAAGGATGCTAGAGTTTTTGCAAACTTGTGTAGATGATAGTTACAAAATTCATACACAGGTTAGCTTATCCCAATTTTGCGAACTAGATAACAGTATTGATTGGGAACTAAAAAAATTTTTCTTTAGCTCTAATGTGGATGCTTTAATAACAGACCATGATTATAAACCTTGTTTGGTTGTAGATTTTCAGTCTTCATATCATGACTCAGATGAAGCAAAGGAGCGCGATCGCAAAAAAGCAACTTTACTCGCTCTTGCAGAGGTTCCCTTACTTTACTCACGGGTGAAAGACTTTGGATTATTATATCTTTACTCTGAATCTGAAGAAGTCGTATGTAATCTATTTACAGGAAAACGGCGAGAAAATGCCCAAGCCCTAATTAGAAAGTATTGCGAACAATCTTTTTCTTCTGATCTTCGAGTTACAGCTTGCTAA
- a CDS encoding DUF1499 domain-containing protein, whose translation MFRLLTAFAQRLLRSIAFVILLTLINSLILPTGAWAASSALGVNNGHLSSCPASDNCVVSQDGDPKHAIDPIAYHIDRDAARKTLLKTLTVVPRTEVIEQTDNYIHALSKSRIFKFIDDVEFYFPPNESVIHVRSAARVGESDLGVNRRRLEQIRLALRDLNI comes from the coding sequence ATGTTTCGTCTGCTAACAGCTTTCGCACAGCGACTCCTGCGGAGTATCGCTTTTGTAATATTGCTAACTTTGATTAATAGTTTAATACTTCCTACCGGCGCTTGGGCTGCCTCTTCCGCTTTGGGAGTTAATAATGGTCATCTTAGTTCTTGTCCGGCTTCAGACAACTGTGTTGTGAGTCAAGATGGTGATCCCAAACATGCTATTGACCCAATTGCTTATCATATAGATCGCGATGCAGCACGAAAAACCTTGCTAAAAACTCTCACCGTTGTTCCACGCACAGAAGTTATAGAACAGACAGATAATTACATCCACGCTCTTTCTAAAAGCCGCATCTTCAAATTTATTGATGATGTAGAGTTTTATTTCCCTCCCAATGAGTCAGTAATTCATGTGCGCTCGGCAGCTCGCGTGGGAGAGTCGGATCTTGGTGTTAATCGCAGGCGTTTGGAGCAAATTCGTCTGGCTCTGCGTGATCTAAATATTTGA
- a CDS encoding succinate--CoA ligase subunit alpha — MNLTPDSKVLIQGFCEFISGTHVAQMKAYGTNLVAGVNPGCGGQELHGLPVFDLVEEVIEQFGVIDTTIICVDPYDVLDAALEAIASHIRQIIIITAGVPPLDMVQLLRKAEACETLVVGPNSPGIIVPGKILLGTQPSEFYTPGRVGIVSRSSTLTYEIAYELTKAGLGQSISVSIGSDAIVGSSFLQWLQILDEDETTEAIVLVGQPGGGSEEVAARYITEAIDKPVIAYIAGRLAPPGKTWRQTGTLATVIGRDPNFGTAQSKLAALKEAEVPVAERPSQIPELLRKEIN, encoded by the coding sequence ATGAACCTAACGCCAGACAGTAAAGTATTAATTCAAGGCTTTTGTGAATTTATATCAGGCACTCATGTTGCTCAAATGAAAGCTTATGGTACGAACTTAGTAGCCGGTGTCAATCCTGGATGTGGCGGACAGGAACTGCATGGACTGCCAGTTTTTGACTTAGTAGAGGAAGTAATAGAACAATTTGGGGTAATTGACACAACAATTATCTGTGTAGATCCTTACGACGTGCTAGATGCGGCATTAGAAGCGATCGCATCTCATATTCGCCAGATAATTATTATCACTGCTGGCGTGCCACCTTTGGATATGGTGCAATTACTCCGCAAAGCCGAAGCCTGTGAAACTTTGGTAGTCGGGCCAAATAGTCCGGGGATCATTGTGCCGGGGAAAATTCTCTTAGGTACTCAACCTAGCGAGTTTTATACTCCTGGGAGAGTGGGGATCGTTAGTCGTAGCAGCACCCTTACCTACGAAATCGCCTACGAATTAACAAAAGCAGGTTTGGGGCAGTCGATTAGTGTCAGTATTGGTAGTGATGCGATCGTCGGTTCCTCCTTTCTCCAATGGCTGCAAATTCTCGATGAGGATGAAACTACAGAGGCGATCGTGTTAGTTGGTCAACCTGGCGGTGGTAGTGAAGAAGTAGCAGCCCGGTACATTACTGAGGCAATTGATAAACCAGTAATTGCCTACATTGCAGGTAGACTTGCACCACCAGGAAAAACTTGGCGTCAAACTGGGACTTTAGCAACAGTTATCGGACGCGATCCTAACTTTGGCACAGCCCAAAGTAAATTAGCAGCTTTAAAAGAAGCGGAAGTTCCAGTCGCTGAACGTCCTTCTCAAATTCCAGAATTATTGAGAAAGGAGATTAACTAA
- a CDS encoding succinate--CoA ligase subunit beta codes for MDLLEYQVKEWFGKIGIPVLPSQRIDHPTDLKRLKIRFPIVLKSQVHGAERAKAGGVRFAETTIDAIAAAQNIFSLPIWGELPEVVLAESQYDANQEFYLAVVLDTAVCRPVLLGCKEADIDWESAGERMHHVVVEQEFSPFYARRLALKMGLQGTLMQSVSSVIQKMYQLFVQKDLDLVEINPLAVSATGQVMALNGKVRVNERSIKRHPDLAEMAAKIISRHTSTEINGILGDWDGVQMHGKIGILGNGTGSVMATLDLVANAGGNPGVCLNLRHAYLTDTKPTTFCDRLETGLKILEADNSIQVILINFLGSIPQTEEVVEVIARVVQQDNSELKSQVVHSNGSKTRREQNFSPLVVRLAGSEFDAARKYLATLKTHSNALLVVENLDEAVAAAVRLAKPTANKR; via the coding sequence ATGGATTTATTAGAGTATCAAGTTAAAGAGTGGTTTGGCAAGATAGGCATTCCTGTATTGCCTTCTCAACGAATTGACCATCCCACAGATTTGAAACGTTTAAAAATTCGCTTTCCAATTGTACTGAAATCTCAAGTGCATGGAGCGGAACGGGCAAAAGCAGGTGGAGTCAGGTTTGCGGAGACTACAATTGATGCGATCGCAGCTGCTCAAAATATCTTTAGTTTACCAATATGGGGCGAGTTGCCAGAAGTTGTGCTGGCAGAATCTCAATACGACGCCAACCAGGAATTTTATCTCGCGGTGGTTTTAGATACTGCTGTTTGCCGACCAGTACTTTTAGGTTGCAAGGAAGCAGACATTGATTGGGAATCTGCTGGGGAAAGAATGCACCATGTTGTCGTGGAACAGGAATTCTCGCCATTTTATGCCCGACGACTGGCTTTGAAAATGGGTTTGCAGGGGACGCTGATGCAGTCGGTAAGCAGCGTTATCCAGAAGATGTACCAGTTATTTGTGCAAAAAGACCTGGATTTAGTCGAAATCAATCCCTTGGCAGTCAGTGCTACTGGTCAAGTTATGGCTCTTAATGGTAAAGTCAGGGTCAACGAACGGTCGATCAAGCGTCATCCCGATCTCGCTGAAATGGCGGCAAAAATCATCAGCCGTCATACCAGTACTGAAATAAATGGTATATTGGGTGACTGGGATGGTGTGCAAATGCACGGTAAAATCGGTATTTTAGGTAATGGTACTGGTTCAGTAATGGCAACTTTGGATTTAGTCGCTAATGCTGGTGGCAATCCAGGTGTTTGTTTGAATCTACGTCATGCTTACCTTACAGATACTAAACCAACTACTTTCTGCGATCGCTTAGAGACAGGTTTAAAAATCCTGGAGGCTGATAACAGCATTCAAGTAATATTAATTAACTTTCTGGGTAGCATTCCTCAAACTGAAGAAGTTGTTGAAGTTATAGCCAGAGTTGTGCAGCAAGATAACAGCGAACTTAAATCACAGGTTGTGCATTCTAATGGTAGTAAAACTCGGCGAGAGCAAAATTTTTCACCCTTAGTTGTCCGTCTTGCTGGTTCTGAATTTGATGCTGCTAGAAAGTATTTAGCAACACTAAAAACCCACAGCAATGCGCTCCTCGTGGTAGAAAATTTAGATGAGGCAGTAGCGGCAGCAGTTCGTCTGGCTAAACCAACCGCTAATAAGAGGTAA
- a CDS encoding ABC transporter permease, with protein sequence MQELIKLDFVDLAIAVGLMAIGIGLSAWEKLGLELNLALATGRTILQLLVLGYILDFILALDNAWAVLAILTIMLTITAIVARNRISQKIPYVLPLVWGAILISTALTVLYTNFLIIQPDRWYEPQYIIPLAGIVLGNATNAAAIAGERLVSTINSSHLEIETHLSLGATPQQAVSQYRKDAIRAGLIPTLNQMILIGMAAIPGITTGQLLAAVKPLDAVSYEILIMFMVAFANLLTTVLVTKGLCRQFFNSAAQLVR encoded by the coding sequence ATGCAGGAGTTGATCAAGCTGGATTTCGTGGATTTAGCTATTGCTGTGGGATTAATGGCGATCGGCATTGGTTTATCTGCCTGGGAAAAATTAGGACTAGAGTTAAATTTAGCCCTTGCTACTGGGAGAACCATCTTACAACTACTTGTATTGGGATACATTTTAGATTTCATCTTGGCTTTGGACAATGCTTGGGCAGTTTTGGCGATATTAACAATAATGCTGACAATTACGGCGATTGTCGCACGAAATCGGATCAGCCAAAAAATTCCTTATGTATTGCCTTTGGTGTGGGGTGCAATTTTAATTAGTACCGCGCTGACAGTGCTTTACACCAACTTCTTGATCATTCAACCAGACAGATGGTATGAACCACAGTATATAATTCCCCTAGCAGGGATAGTCTTAGGTAATGCTACTAATGCAGCTGCGATCGCAGGCGAACGTCTTGTCAGCACCATTAATTCCAGCCATCTCGAAATAGAAACTCATTTGAGCTTAGGCGCAACACCCCAGCAAGCAGTTAGCCAGTATCGCAAAGATGCCATCAGAGCCGGATTGATTCCCACTCTCAATCAAATGATCCTCATCGGTATGGCCGCAATACCAGGAATTACCACCGGACAGTTACTAGCTGCTGTGAAACCTCTCGATGCTGTATCTTACGAAATTTTGATTATGTTCATGGTGGCTTTTGCTAACTTGTTGACAACAGTTTTAGTCACGAAGGGGTTGTGTCGTCAATTTTTTAATTCCGCCGCGCAGTTGGTGAGGTGA
- a CDS encoding DegT/DnrJ/EryC1/StrS family aminotransferase, translated as MIQSVNPIPAFDIKQQYTTIEAEVSAAVLEVLASGRYIGGPLVEGFEQQFATYNTVSECVACNSGTDALYLALRVLEIGAGDEVITTPFTFIATSEVISAVGAKPVFVDIDATTFNLDVEQVAAAITPKTKAIIPVHLFGQPVDMTSLMAIAQSHNLSIIEDCAQSTGARWADQKVGSIGHIGCFSFYPTKNLGGCGDGGAITTNDPAIATKLRILRDHGSRIRYLHEEIGVNSRLDALQAAILQIKLRYLDIWNDRRRDIANYYYQFLSQVPGIVPPQELPEGIGVWNQYTIRISGEARNGSSAKYRDWVRSQLQEQGVSSMIYYPHPLHLQPVYQSLGYEIGDLPIAEQACHEVISLPMYPELTQQQQDQVIYALKEVMS; from the coding sequence ATGATCCAAAGTGTAAATCCTATCCCTGCCTTTGATATCAAGCAGCAATACACCACCATCGAAGCAGAAGTAAGTGCAGCTGTCTTAGAGGTTCTGGCTTCTGGTCGCTATATCGGCGGCCCCTTAGTCGAAGGCTTTGAGCAACAGTTTGCTACTTATAATACTGTTAGTGAATGTGTGGCTTGTAATTCTGGTACTGATGCGCTCTACTTAGCGTTACGAGTCTTGGAAATTGGTGCAGGCGATGAAGTGATTACAACGCCTTTCACCTTTATTGCTACGTCTGAAGTAATTAGCGCCGTCGGTGCAAAGCCTGTTTTCGTTGATATTGACGCTACTACGTTTAATTTGGATGTAGAGCAAGTAGCGGCGGCGATTACACCCAAAACTAAAGCGATTATCCCGGTTCACCTATTTGGACAACCTGTGGATATGACATCATTGATGGCGATCGCTCAGTCTCACAATTTGTCAATTATTGAAGATTGCGCTCAGTCTACAGGTGCAAGGTGGGCTGATCAAAAAGTAGGAAGCATTGGACATATTGGTTGCTTTAGTTTCTACCCTACCAAAAATCTTGGTGGTTGCGGCGATGGCGGGGCAATAACGACTAATGACCCTGCGATCGCCACTAAACTGCGAATACTACGAGATCATGGCAGTAGAATTAGATATTTACATGAAGAAATCGGTGTAAATAGCCGCTTGGATGCTCTCCAAGCAGCTATTTTGCAGATTAAGCTACGTTATTTAGATATTTGGAATGATCGCCGACGAGATATCGCCAACTATTACTACCAGTTCCTTAGTCAAGTTCCGGGAATCGTCCCACCCCAAGAATTACCTGAAGGTATTGGGGTATGGAATCAATACACTATTCGCATCTCAGGCGAAGCGCGAAATGGTTCTAGCGCCAAATATCGAGATTGGGTGCGTAGTCAATTGCAAGAGCAGGGTGTGAGTTCAATGATTTACTATCCCCACCCCTTACATTTGCAGCCAGTTTATCAAAGTCTGGGCTATGAAATTGGGGACTTGCCAATAGCAGAGCAAGCTTGCCATGAGGTTATATCCTTGCCTATGTACCCAGAACTGACACAACAACAGCAAGATCAGGTGATTTATGCGTTGAAAGAAGTTATGAGTTAG
- a CDS encoding DUF561 domain-containing protein, translated as MTMHSSLQRAFTNRRVLKVISGLNNFNAASVAATVKAAEFGGATFVDIAADAALVQLAKSLTNLPICISAVEPEKFVQAVAAGADLIEIGNFDSFYAQGRRFEAPEVLALTKQTRALLPEITLSVTVPHILELDQQVQLAEELVKAGADIIQTEGGTSSNPVHPGTLGLIEKAAPTLAAAFEISRVVSVPVLCASGISNVTAPLAIAAGAAGVGVGSAINQLNSEIAMIAAVRGLVEALATANAVMR; from the coding sequence ATGACGATGCATTCTTCACTCCAACGTGCATTTACTAACCGCCGCGTCCTGAAAGTGATTAGCGGCTTGAATAACTTCAACGCCGCTAGCGTTGCTGCTACTGTTAAAGCTGCTGAATTTGGCGGTGCTACTTTTGTCGATATTGCTGCTGATGCAGCTTTGGTACAGCTAGCTAAAAGTTTGACAAATTTACCAATTTGTATATCAGCAGTAGAACCAGAAAAATTTGTGCAAGCTGTGGCAGCAGGTGCTGATTTAATTGAAATCGGAAATTTCGATTCCTTCTATGCTCAAGGACGCCGCTTTGAGGCTCCAGAAGTGCTAGCGCTGACTAAGCAAACCCGCGCTCTCCTCCCAGAAATCACCCTATCTGTCACCGTTCCCCACATCCTGGAATTAGATCAACAGGTACAGTTAGCAGAAGAACTGGTGAAAGCTGGAGCAGATATTATCCAAACCGAAGGCGGTACTAGCAGTAACCCAGTTCACCCTGGAACTCTAGGATTAATTGAAAAAGCTGCTCCCACCTTGGCAGCAGCTTTTGAGATTTCCCGTGTGGTGTCAGTACCAGTATTGTGTGCTTCAGGCATTTCTAACGTTACCGCACCATTAGCGATCGCAGCTGGTGCTGCTGGTGTTGGTGTTGGTTCCGCCATCAACCAACTCAATAGCGAAATAGCAATGATTGCGGCTGTGCGTGGCTTGGTAGAAGCCTTAGCGACTGCAAATGCAGTAATGAGATGA
- a CDS encoding class I SAM-dependent methyltransferase, whose amino-acid sequence MTEEIMANLDDKEILELWDNRARDWDIQVGEDGDSNRILNSDPVLWSFAGNVAGLSVLDAGCGTGYLARQLCLKGASVTGIDFSPQMIEIAQFRASQNNLDIDFHLDSCTELKSLPDEQFDMIVSNYVLMDLLDLEGAIRAFNRVLKPSGVAILVFSHPCFPQGSPTTVNEDGTVFYGWASSYFERTQCNEQPWNHFTTPFIWFHRPLCDYWKAFKAAGFSVDEFEEPRITPERYHLAENDRKLFKCKTLPYSVVFKLLKVK is encoded by the coding sequence ATGACTGAAGAAATAATGGCAAACTTGGACGATAAAGAAATACTTGAACTCTGGGACAATAGAGCTAGAGACTGGGATATTCAAGTTGGCGAAGATGGCGACAGCAATCGAATTCTGAACTCAGATCCAGTACTATGGAGTTTCGCTGGTAATGTTGCAGGATTGTCTGTCCTCGATGCTGGTTGTGGCACAGGATATTTAGCACGGCAGCTTTGTCTTAAGGGGGCGAGTGTAACTGGTATAGATTTTTCACCTCAGATGATAGAAATTGCCCAATTCAGAGCTAGCCAAAATAATCTAGATATAGATTTTCATTTGGATTCATGCACTGAACTCAAATCGCTTCCAGATGAGCAATTTGATATGATCGTCTCGAATTATGTTCTCATGGATTTGCTCGATCTCGAAGGAGCAATCAGGGCATTCAATCGTGTTCTTAAGCCTAGTGGTGTTGCAATCCTGGTTTTCTCACATCCTTGCTTTCCCCAAGGCAGCCCGACAACTGTAAATGAGGATGGAACGGTTTTTTATGGTTGGGCTTCTTCTTACTTTGAAAGGACACAATGCAACGAACAACCTTGGAACCATTTTACAACACCATTTATCTGGTTTCACCGTCCTCTTTGCGATTACTGGAAAGCTTTCAAGGCAGCAGGTTTTTCTGTGGACGAATTTGAAGAGCCAAGAATTACCCCAGAGCGATATCATCTTGCAGAAAACGACCGGAAGCTTTTCAAGTGCAAAACACTCCCTTATTCGGTAGTTTTTAAACTCCTGAAGGTTAAATAA
- a CDS encoding Uma2 family endonuclease yields MSLTLEDLEQMQQQHPDYRMELVKGNIIVSSPSGYESDEVAAAMIAELCNWVRPRKLGRTAASSAGFRLPNSDLRVPDASFVLAERLRRSPKSFAQLAPDLTVEVKSPSDNLDDLRAKIQEFLSLGTKVGILLNPDERTVEVYNFGQEAIILRDGDILTVPELLPGWEVPIADLWPPEFD; encoded by the coding sequence ATGTCCCTGACGCTTGAAGACTTGGAACAAATGCAGCAACAGCATCCCGACTATCGCATGGAACTAGTCAAGGGTAATATTATTGTTTCGAGTCCATCAGGATACGAATCAGATGAGGTAGCAGCTGCAATGATTGCCGAGTTATGTAACTGGGTTAGACCGCGCAAACTGGGACGAACAGCAGCTTCTAGCGCCGGTTTTAGATTGCCAAATTCGGATTTGCGCGTACCAGACGCTTCATTTGTTTTAGCCGAACGCTTGCGTCGCAGTCCGAAGTCTTTTGCTCAATTGGCTCCCGATTTGACTGTAGAGGTGAAGTCCCCTAGCGATAATTTAGACGATCTCAGAGCCAAAATTCAAGAATTTCTGAGTTTGGGAACTAAGGTAGGAATTTTGCTCAATCCAGATGAGCGAACTGTTGAAGTCTACAACTTTGGACAAGAAGCAATAATACTTCGTGATGGCGATATTTTAACAGTTCCCGAACTGCTCCCAGGATGGGAAGTACCAATTGCAGATTTGTGGCCTCCAGAGTTTGACTAG
- a CDS encoding Uma2 family endonuclease — MNSPVIAKPVTPKTSYVLLYNVSWDQLEKLDVDLEGTGARLTYLDGILEIMSPLSDDHEDAKSTTSRLLEAYLRENKIRFYVRGSATLGKRKDGTRREPDESYNFGAKKSIPDLIIEITVTSGGINKLEVYKRLKVPEVWFWEDGLLSVYCLRDEEYEKVSQSFFFPDLDIELLAQYSRMADQYDAVNEFSQVIREQFLAAFDEGKI, encoded by the coding sequence ATGAATTCCCCAGTCATCGCCAAACCTGTCACTCCAAAGACTTCCTATGTTTTGCTGTATAACGTCAGTTGGGATCAACTAGAAAAGCTAGATGTAGACCTAGAAGGTACAGGTGCGCGACTAACTTATTTAGATGGAATTTTAGAAATTATGTCCCCACTTTCCGATGACCATGAAGATGCTAAAAGTACTACAAGTCGTTTGTTAGAGGCATATCTGAGAGAAAATAAAATTCGCTTCTACGTGAGAGGAAGTGCTACACTCGGCAAACGCAAAGATGGTACGCGACGAGAACCAGATGAGTCTTATAACTTTGGGGCTAAAAAATCGATTCCAGATTTGATTATTGAAATTACTGTCACCAGTGGCGGCATTAATAAGTTAGAGGTATACAAGCGTCTGAAAGTTCCAGAAGTCTGGTTTTGGGAAGATGGGCTACTTTCCGTCTATTGTTTGCGAGATGAGGAATATGAAAAAGTGTCCCAAAGTTTTTTTTTCCCAGATTTAGATATAGAATTGCTAGCCCAGTATTCGCGCATGGCGGATCAGTATGATGCAGTCAATGAGTTTAGTCAAGTGATTCGAGAACAGTTTCTCGCCGCTTTCGATGAAGGTAAAATCTAA